The bacterium genomic interval CTTCGACGTCGACCAGCTCGGTCAGGCGGGGAACGCGCCGGATGGCGGCTGGGGATTCATGGGGCCGACGAAGTTCAGCCCCGGTGGTCTCGCCGCGGTCTGGGCGACGGAGAACACCCGGGAAGGGATCTGGGACGCGCTGGCGCGCAAGGAGGCCTTCTCGACCAGCGGCCCGCGGATCCAGGTGCGTTTCTTCGGCGGGTTCGCGCTGCCCGAGGATGCCCACGAGCGTCGCAACGCCGTCGCGACGGGCTATCGCAAGGGCGTCCCGATGGGCGGGGATTTCTCGGACGCGCCCGAGGGCGCGGCGCCGCGTTTCCTGCTCTGGGCCGGCCATGACCCCGAGAGCGCCCGGCTCGGGAAGATCCAGGTCGTGAAGGGCTGGATCGAGAACGGCGAAGAGCGCGCGGCGGTCTACGACGTGGTCTGCTCGGACGGCGCGCAGCCGGATCCGACGACGCGCCGCTGCCCCGACAATGGCGCCGGGGTCGATCTCGCCACCTGCGCGCTGACCGGCGACGGCGGCGACGCCGAGCTCGCGACGACCTGGACGGACCCGGACTTCGATGCGAGCAAGCGCGCGGTCTACTACGCGCGCGTGCTCGAGAATCCGGTCTGCCGATGGAGCACCCACGACGCGATCAAGATCGGCGCCGAACGGTCTCCTTTCGTTCCTGCGACGATTCGTGAACGCGCCTGGACCTCCCCCATCTGGTATTCACCTTAGTCCCGGCCGCGCATAGCACGCCGCTTTCGACGCCTTCTCCCTGCGCGATCCTCGACGTACAGGAGTACGCCTGCGGTCGCTCCGGTCCGAGGTCGTCGAAATCGACGCACTCTGCACGGCCTTGTGCTGGGTTGGGTAGAGCTAATTGGCGTCGCTGAGGGGCAGCGTCTCGCGGAGCTCGCGCTTGAGGAACTTGCCGGAGGCGTTGCGGGGGAGGGGTTCGGGGACGAGCCAGACGTAGCGCGGGAGCTTGTGGGCCGCGATCTTCGCGCCGGCGTGGGCGCGGAGGTCGTCGGCGGACGCCTGACCGCCCTCGCGGAGGAAGACGGCGGCGCCGACCTCTTCGCCCAGACGATCGTCGGGGACGCCGAAGACGGCGCACTCGGCGACCTCGTCGTGGTCGAAGATCGCGGCCTCGACCTCGGCGCAGTAGACGTTCTCGCCGCCGCGCAGGACCATGTCCTTCTTGCGATCGACGATGTGGACGAAGCCGTCCTCGTCGATGCGTGCCACGTCGCCCGTGTGGAGCCAGCCGTCGGTGATCGTCTCGGCGGTCGCATCGGGGCGGTTCAGGTAGCCCTTGATGACCGGGGCCCCGCGGACCCAGAGCTCGCCGGGCTCGCCTTCGGGCACGTCGTTGCCTTCGTCGTCGACGAGGCGGGTCTCGAAGGTCGGAAGCGCCGGTCCGCAGCTGGTGGGCCGCTCGACGAACGCGTCGGCGCTCGTCATCGTGATCACGCCGCAGGTCTCGGTCATCCCGTAGCCCGTGCCCGGTCGCGCCGTCTTCGACGTCTTGTCGATCTTCTCGACCAGATCCGGCTGGAGCGGAGCGCCGCCGCCGCCGAGGGCCTTGAGCGACGACGTGTCGGTCTTCTCGAAGTCGGGATGCTGGACGAGCTCCCGGGCCATCGTCGGGACACCGCTCATCGACGTGATCCGCTCCCGCTCGATCAGCTGGAGCGCCTCCGCGGGATCCCACTTGTACATGTGGACGAGCTTGCCGCCCGAAGCGGTCATGCCGTGGGCCACGCAGTTGTTCGCCGTGACGTGGAAGAGGGGCGTCGTGACGAGCGCCGCCGCCTGTCCCACGGCCGCGCTCTCGGAGCTCTCCGGCGGCGGTCCGCCGGCGGCCTTGGCGCCCTTCAGGCAGGTCTCCCAGAATGCCATGTTCATCAGGTTGTGGGCACAGCCACGGTGGGTGAGCTGCGCGCCCTTCGGACGACCGGTCGTGCCGCTCGTGTAGAAGATGCAGGCGTCGTCATCGGGGTCGATCGTGACGTCGGGGAGCGTACCCACGGCTCCGATCACGTCCTGCCACGGGATGACGTCGTCCGTCGGGTTCGCCAGGCGAACGCCGACGACCGGGGTGTCGGCGTAGTCGCTCCGGATCTCCGTGAAGCGGTCGAGTCGTTCCTGGTCGAGGATCAGCACGGAGGGAGCCGCGTCTTCGAGCGCGTAGCGCATCTCGTCGGCGACCCACCACGCGTTCATGCCGATCACGCGGATGCCGGTCGCGACGCACGCCCAGTAGGTCAGCATCCACTCCGGGTAGTTGCGCATCGCGATCGCGACCGAGTCCCCTCGAGCGACGCCGCGGTCCGCCAGCCAGGCGGCGATCCGACCGACGTCGCGGTGGGCGTCCGCGTACGTCCAGCGCTCGGCTCCATAGACGAGATAGTCGTTCGCCGCATGGTCCGCGGTGGCGAGCCAGATGGCCCGGAGGTCCGGGGGCGCATGCTTGTAGGTCCGGAGCGAGACGCCGCGCACCGTCTGCGGGACCACCTCGAAGGGGGCGCCTTCAGCGGTCAGGGCCTGACGCGTGGCGGTGATTCGGGCGGCGAGGGAGTCGGACGTGGGGGGAGTCATGGGGCGCCTCGGAGCTCTTGGTCGATCGGGCGCGAAGCATAGCTGGAAGCGCCGTCCGGGCGGGATGGAAAACCAGGACCGTTGCGCGATCCTCGGTCACCAGGAGAAGCGATGCCCCCCGACTTCCAGAAGCCCCGCGCGCCGGTCCTGATCGACCGCGCCTATTCCGATCCCGACGCCGTTCGTGCCCTGGTCCGGCGCGGCGGGCCCTACTGGCCGACGATCCGCTACGTCGCGAGCGCCACCGAGCTCGCGGCCTACGGGGGCGAGCCGGCGAAGCTCAAGGTCGTCCCGTGGTTCCGATCGGACTGGGCCTACGGCGAGGTCCGGGTGGACGGGGCCGAAGCGATCCTGCACAACGCGCCCTTCATCCGGGCCGCCCACGCGCTCTTCGACGCCGAGGTCGTCCGCCCGCAGATCGTCTACGTGAACGCGATGGGGCCGATGGGCGCCGGTCCGGCTCACATCGACGTGCCCGCCTTCCGCGGGATCGATCGCACGGAATATCCGGTGACCTTCCTCCACCTGATGCACCGCTCCGGACTCTTCGAGTCCCACCGGATCGACATCGCGACCGCCGTGTCGTGGTTCTACGCCGGCGAGCGAGGCGAGTTCGAGTACTGGGCGAACGGCGTCGGCGAGGCGCCCTCCCGGATCGAAGGGTCCCTCGACAATCGGGCCGTCGTCGGAGACAACGAGGTCATGTTCCACCGCGTGGCCCCGATCGGCGCCGACGGTCCGCCGCTCATCGAGGACGCGACGATCGACGTGGAGCTCGTCCCCGACGCCGCGAGCTCGGACTGGATCGCCGTCGACGAGGGGCGCGAGCTGCTGCGCTATCCGGATCACGACGTGCGCATCTCGATCTCCTGGAAGGCGGAGGTCTTCGTCGACGCCGAAGCCGCGCGGGTCCGCGAACAGCACCTCGACGACCTCCTCTTCGACGACGTGGTGGACAGACTCTGCGCGGACCTCGCCGCGCGCGGACATGCCATCGACCGGCCGGAGGACGCGCTCCGGGACGAAGTCTTCATCGCGCTGCTGAACGAGGCCTACCCCGTTCCCCAACCGGCGCTCTGATCGCGCCGCCCCGGAGACCGCAGACCATGGTTGAGAGTAGTGGCATGCCGATCGAGCTCGGGGGGGCGGCGACCGGCCCCTTCGCCGGAATCCGCGTCGTCGATCTCTCGACGATCGTGTCGGGTCCGCTCTGCGGACAGATCCTCGGCGATCTCGGCGCCGACGTGATCAAGATCGAGACGCCGATCGGCGACTCGTCGCGCTACATGGGCGGCGAGCGCAAGGGCGACTTCACCGGCTTCTTCGCCCAGATGAATCGCAACAAGCGGAGCGTGGTCCTCGACCTCAAGACCGAGGCCGGCGTCGACGCGTTCAAGCGGCTGGCGAAGACCGCCGACGTGGTCCTCGAGAATTTCCGCCCGGGCGTGATGGAACGACTCGGGATCGGCTACGAGACGCTCCGG includes:
- a CDS encoding acyl--CoA ligase; this translates as MTPPTSDSLAARITATRQALTAEGAPFEVVPQTVRGVSLRTYKHAPPDLRAIWLATADHAANDYLVYGAERWTYADAHRDVGRIAAWLADRGVARGDSVAIAMRNYPEWMLTYWACVATGIRVIGMNAWWVADEMRYALEDAAPSVLILDQERLDRFTEIRSDYADTPVVGVRLANPTDDVIPWQDVIGAVGTLPDVTIDPDDDACIFYTSGTTGRPKGAQLTHRGCAHNLMNMAFWETCLKGAKAAGGPPPESSESAAVGQAAALVTTPLFHVTANNCVAHGMTASGGKLVHMYKWDPAEALQLIERERITSMSGVPTMARELVQHPDFEKTDTSSLKALGGGGAPLQPDLVEKIDKTSKTARPGTGYGMTETCGVITMTSADAFVERPTSCGPALPTFETRLVDDEGNDVPEGEPGELWVRGAPVIKGYLNRPDATAETITDGWLHTGDVARIDEDGFVHIVDRKKDMVLRGGENVYCAEVEAAIFDHDEVAECAVFGVPDDRLGEEVGAAVFLREGGQASADDLRAHAGAKIAAHKLPRYVWLVPEPLPRNASGKFLKRELRETLPLSDAN